One Deltaproteobacteria bacterium DNA window includes the following coding sequences:
- a CDS encoding enoyl-CoA hydratase/isomerase family protein has translation MDFECIIYEKGDGIATIKLNRPKVLNAMNKQLWVEFQVALKDAGDDPEVKVLIITGEGRAFSTGADLKDSKDRTIEAYRDYLIELQEASRKVIRFEKPTIAAINGYALGSGYELGLACDVRIAAEEAKIGSPEARVTSSVTGGAMRLVQDLIGPGKAKELLFTAEYVDGKEAERIGLVNKAVPLDRLMDETMEMAKKMAANSAFSIRMIKKGLNMARGEVSLEALMEYEVEACLACVSTKERQESLKDFEERER, from the coding sequence ATGGATTTCGAATGCATCATCTATGAAAAGGGAGATGGTATCGCCACCATCAAGTTGAACCGGCCCAAGGTTTTGAATGCCATGAACAAGCAACTGTGGGTCGAGTTCCAGGTTGCCCTGAAGGACGCCGGGGATGATCCCGAGGTCAAGGTGCTGATCATTACCGGTGAGGGGAGGGCCTTTTCCACGGGGGCGGACCTCAAGGACTCAAAGGATAGGACCATCGAGGCCTACCGCGACTACCTTATCGAGCTGCAGGAGGCATCACGGAAGGTCATACGATTTGAGAAGCCGACGATAGCTGCCATTAACGGTTACGCCCTTGGTTCGGGTTATGAACTGGGACTTGCCTGCGATGTCAGGATCGCCGCGGAGGAGGCAAAGATAGGTTCCCCCGAGGCCAGGGTGACCTCTTCCGTTACAGGGGGTGCCATGAGGCTTGTGCAGGACCTGATAGGGCCGGGAAAGGCCAAGGAACTTCTCTTCACGGCCGAATATGTCGATGGAAAGGAGGCCGAGCGCATCGGTCTGGTTAACAAGGCAGTCCCCCTCGATCGATTGATGGATGAAACGATGGAAATGGCAAAGAAGATGGCGGCCAATTCCGCATTCTCCATCAGGATGATAAAGAAGGGCCTCAATATGGCACGCGGTGAGGTGAGTCTGGAGGCGCTTATGGAGTATGAAGTTGAGGCATGCCTGGCCTGTGTTTCAACAAAGGAGCGACAGGAATCCCTCAAGGATTTCGAAGAAAGAGAAAGGTAG
- a CDS encoding acetate--CoA ligase family protein, whose translation MKRSLEKVFNPGSIAVIGASEVPGKAAERRTRSLIKAGYTGDIYLINPKRDELFGMKAYHSITEIPTEVDLVMVVVAPKFVSSAVADSIKMGAKGIIIITAGLGESGEEGKRIEAEILSEAAKTGAYVIGPNCSGMFNASANINMLGIPTINKGAISILTQSGNVIDSLTHFANMKGCGFNKMINVGNAIGVKLDEYVTYLKDDPDTKVIATYLEGIRGGNELVRVAREAARTKPIIALKVGKSSAGARATASHTGSLAGDDAIVDAAFRQAGIVRVSNPDEMIDMGNVFSKCPLPKGDRVVIMSEGGGDNSIAADNAEKYGMQVPVLSKETQEKILPVLLAGMPAHNPIDYGGTAEENPHVITECVKACMEADEVDGILITGFFGGFFDIIAPHIAELEEQTAWELVDLVRTYQKPLIVNTSYARDPIAALDILKEAGIPVIESSDRAAQCMSALMRFAVVQKKIRNMRLPEGTVTERPEIKALFSKVTKESRHNLLETESRELLAGYGVSLPDAVLAKTAAEAMEAADRLGYPLAMKIVSPDIIHKSDAGGIRLNLSNADEVQAAFDEIARNAEKVTTRDKIVGVLLSPMVPPGQECIIGMVRDAQFGPVIMFGLGGIFVEVLKDVSFRVAPLADEDIDEMIKEIKGYRILTGVRGEKPKDIEAIKEVLSKLSGIVIDNPEISEVDLNPVIVHEKGLSIVDSRILIA comes from the coding sequence ATGAAAAGATCATTGGAAAAGGTTTTTAATCCCGGCTCGATCGCCGTGATCGGGGCATCGGAGGTTCCGGGAAAGGCGGCCGAACGGAGGACCAGAAGTCTTATCAAGGCAGGCTACACAGGAGATATTTACCTTATTAACCCGAAACGCGATGAGCTTTTCGGGATGAAGGCATATCACAGCATAACGGAGATACCCACGGAGGTTGATCTGGTAATGGTGGTCGTCGCCCCGAAATTTGTTTCCTCAGCCGTTGCCGACAGCATCAAAATGGGTGCGAAGGGTATCATCATTATCACGGCGGGCCTCGGAGAATCAGGCGAAGAAGGGAAACGGATAGAAGCGGAGATCCTGAGTGAGGCGGCAAAGACGGGGGCCTACGTCATCGGTCCGAACTGCAGCGGGATGTTCAATGCCTCGGCGAACATCAATATGCTTGGGATCCCCACCATCAATAAGGGCGCGATCTCCATTCTCACACAGAGCGGCAATGTGATCGATTCATTGACACACTTTGCGAACATGAAGGGGTGCGGTTTCAACAAGATGATCAATGTCGGCAACGCCATCGGGGTCAAATTGGATGAATATGTCACCTACCTGAAGGACGATCCCGATACAAAGGTCATCGCAACCTATCTTGAAGGCATTCGAGGGGGGAACGAACTGGTCAGGGTCGCCCGGGAAGCGGCAAGAACCAAACCGATCATCGCCCTCAAGGTCGGAAAATCGAGTGCGGGGGCACGGGCCACCGCTTCTCACACAGGTTCATTGGCCGGTGATGATGCGATCGTGGACGCCGCTTTCAGACAGGCGGGTATCGTGAGAGTGTCCAATCCGGATGAAATGATCGACATGGGAAACGTGTTTTCCAAATGTCCGCTTCCGAAGGGTGACAGGGTGGTCATCATGTCAGAGGGTGGCGGTGACAATTCCATCGCGGCGGACAATGCCGAAAAGTATGGTATGCAGGTCCCTGTCCTCAGCAAGGAAACGCAGGAAAAGATACTTCCCGTTCTGCTCGCGGGGATGCCCGCTCACAATCCCATTGATTATGGCGGAACGGCGGAGGAAAACCCCCATGTCATCACCGAATGCGTCAAGGCCTGCATGGAAGCTGATGAGGTTGATGGAATACTGATAACGGGCTTCTTCGGCGGGTTCTTCGATATTATCGCTCCCCACATTGCTGAGCTGGAGGAACAGACGGCGTGGGAGCTTGTCGATCTGGTCAGGACGTATCAGAAGCCGCTCATTGTCAACACGAGCTACGCCAGGGATCCCATCGCGGCTCTCGACATACTAAAAGAGGCCGGGATCCCCGTTATCGAATCTTCCGACAGGGCCGCGCAGTGCATGAGTGCCCTCATGCGTTTCGCCGTCGTGCAGAAAAAGATCCGGAACATGCGCCTGCCCGAAGGAACGGTCACTGAGCGGCCTGAGATCAAAGCGCTGTTTTCAAAGGTCACGAAGGAATCGCGGCATAACCTGCTTGAAACGGAATCGAGAGAACTTCTCGCCGGATATGGCGTCTCCCTGCCGGATGCGGTGCTGGCAAAGACCGCGGCGGAGGCGATGGAAGCAGCGGACAGGTTGGGCTATCCGCTGGCCATGAAGATCGTCAGCCCTGACATCATTCACAAGTCGGATGCGGGCGGGATCAGGCTCAATCTCTCGAACGCCGATGAGGTTCAGGCGGCGTTTGATGAGATCGCCAGGAACGCTGAAAAAGTGACGACCCGCGACAAGATCGTCGGGGTACTGCTGTCGCCGATGGTTCCTCCCGGTCAGGAATGCATCATCGGCATGGTCAGGGATGCCCAGTTCGGTCCGGTCATCATGTTCGGCCTGGGAGGGATCTTTGTAGAGGTGTTGAAAGATGTTTCATTTCGGGTGGCCCCGCTCGCCGATGAAGATATCGACGAAATGATCAAGGAGATAAAGGGATACAGGATCCTGACCGGTGTGAGGGGGGAAAAGCCGAAGGACATTGAGGCAATAAAGGAGGTTCTTTCGAAACTGTCCGGGATCGTGATCGATAATCCGGAGATCAGCGAGGTGGACCTCAATCCCGTGATCGTCCATGAGAAAGGGCTGTCGATCGTGGATTCCAGGATATTGATCGCATGA
- a CDS encoding TRAP transporter permease has protein sequence MEEKKRAYIDHTLEEEISSAESAAQELLEEFEKKRTYKGLAGLAITVIAIATSCYHLVYAYLHPFFALDHRVIHWLLMSILIFALYPFAKKRSPRHRMSVLDWLYLIVSVGICSWIFIYSVPILNRAGTFLTIDVVMGSVLILLVLEASRRSTGPAVPLIAIIFICYALFGPYLPDVLSHRGYSIKRVSTYLALSTDGVFGVPLGVSANFILLFILYGALLRKTGAGQFFTDVAFALTGWSRGGPAKAAVASSTFFGMISGSSVANTVTTGSFTIPLMKRTGYPGYFAAGVEASSSTMGQIMPPIMGAAAFIMAEFLSIPYFKVCVAAAIPATLAFFSTFMQVHFRAVSLNLTGLPRADLPKIRKAFAEGWHHVFSIFLLIYFLMGNYSPERAVFWAITATVVSSFIMNVIKRKSLKKFGLLILEGMEEGATGAVEVAAACAAAGIIIGCITMSGLGIRFSSLVVDAAMGHLYLALPFTMIACIFLGMGVPTTAQYIIISSLVAPALAQMGVIPIAAHLFVLYFGTRADITPPVALAAYAGAGIAKSDPWKTGLNAFQLGIAGFIIPFMFVYAPELLMIGSPWAILMSFLTAAFGIVCLAAGVQACMIIRAKWYEVILFLAVAFLMIKPGLLTDGIGIVLFAVAYGSQWIRKKRMTATTAVA, from the coding sequence ATGGAAGAGAAAAAAAGAGCCTATATAGATCACACCCTTGAGGAGGAGATCAGCAGCGCGGAGAGTGCCGCGCAGGAACTGCTGGAGGAGTTTGAGAAGAAAAGGACATATAAGGGTCTCGCGGGTCTGGCGATCACTGTTATCGCTATCGCGACGTCATGCTACCATCTGGTGTATGCCTACCTTCATCCCTTCTTCGCCCTTGATCACCGGGTGATACACTGGCTTTTGATGTCGATCCTCATCTTTGCCCTCTATCCTTTTGCAAAGAAACGGTCCCCAAGACACAGGATGTCGGTTCTCGACTGGCTTTATCTGATCGTTTCCGTCGGCATCTGTTCGTGGATATTTATTTATTCCGTGCCCATACTCAACCGGGCAGGTACGTTTCTGACCATCGATGTCGTTATGGGGTCCGTCCTCATACTGCTGGTGCTGGAAGCTTCACGGCGGTCGACGGGGCCCGCCGTCCCGCTTATCGCGATCATTTTTATCTGCTACGCACTGTTCGGTCCCTATCTGCCCGACGTCCTTTCCCATCGGGGATACAGCATCAAGAGAGTGTCCACCTATCTTGCCCTTTCCACGGACGGGGTGTTCGGTGTTCCCCTCGGCGTCTCGGCGAACTTCATTCTCCTGTTCATCCTCTATGGGGCCCTGTTGCGGAAGACGGGAGCGGGACAATTCTTCACCGATGTAGCCTTCGCGCTGACAGGCTGGTCGCGGGGAGGACCGGCAAAAGCAGCCGTTGCTTCAAGTACCTTTTTCGGGATGATATCCGGGAGTTCCGTGGCGAACACGGTGACGACCGGGTCTTTCACGATACCCCTTATGAAACGAACGGGATACCCGGGATATTTTGCCGCGGGGGTCGAGGCGTCATCATCGACCATGGGGCAGATCATGCCCCCCATCATGGGTGCCGCCGCTTTCATCATGGCCGAGTTTTTGTCCATTCCCTACTTCAAAGTATGTGTCGCCGCGGCGATACCCGCGACGCTTGCCTTCTTCTCAACCTTCATGCAGGTGCACTTCAGGGCCGTGTCATTGAATCTCACCGGACTGCCGAGAGCGGACCTGCCGAAGATCAGAAAGGCCTTTGCCGAAGGATGGCATCACGTGTTTTCCATCTTTCTTCTCATCTATTTTCTCATGGGCAATTATTCCCCTGAGAGGGCCGTGTTCTGGGCCATCACCGCGACGGTCGTGTCGTCTTTCATAATGAATGTCATCAAGAGAAAGTCTCTCAAAAAATTTGGATTATTGATCCTGGAAGGTATGGAGGAAGGTGCCACGGGAGCGGTTGAAGTGGCAGCCGCCTGTGCCGCGGCGGGCATCATCATAGGCTGCATCACGATGTCAGGGCTGGGGATAAGGTTTTCATCCCTCGTTGTTGACGCGGCCATGGGGCATCTCTACCTGGCCCTGCCCTTCACCATGATCGCCTGTATCTTTCTTGGCATGGGAGTTCCCACGACCGCCCAGTACATCATCATTTCGTCCCTGGTCGCTCCGGCCCTTGCGCAGATGGGAGTGATCCCCATCGCCGCCCATCTCTTCGTCCTCTATTTCGGCACGAGGGCCGACATCACTCCACCGGTCGCCCTGGCCGCTTACGCCGGAGCGGGGATCGCAAAATCAGATCCCTGGAAGACGGGGCTCAACGCATTTCAACTCGGGATAGCAGGTTTCATCATTCCCTTCATGTTCGTGTATGCGCCGGAGTTGCTCATGATCGGAAGCCCGTGGGCCATTCTGATGAGCTTTCTGACGGCGGCTTTCGGGATCGTCTGTCTCGCGGCCGGTGTTCAAGCCTGCATGATCATCAGGGCAAAATGGTACGAGGTCATTCTATTCCTGGCCGTAGCGTTTCTGATGATAAAGCCCGGTCTCCTTACCGACGGCATAGGGATAGTCCTGTTTGCCGTGGCATACGGATCACAATGGATAAGAAAAAAAAGGATGACGGCTACCACAGCTGTTGCATAG
- a CDS encoding DUF1850 domain-containing protein — MCVRIISIVFFLIQVVCISAFAGENADLRLQVVEQPGNAILLEFQVERGDLFYIDYIHSSDHTPVHDIFRMDEGGIVLVEEDFDWYGSGLESLTNDGAKVSFSGDKTRVLLNRKCPRFLLRVGRVAGHVITYKDTSIPLLSIADGGDSVWIRLVKEGGKE, encoded by the coding sequence ATGTGCGTGAGAATTATATCCATTGTGTTCTTCTTGATCCAGGTGGTTTGTATCTCTGCCTTCGCGGGGGAGAACGCCGATCTCCGTCTTCAGGTGGTTGAGCAGCCCGGAAATGCGATCCTGCTGGAGTTTCAGGTGGAAAGGGGGGACCTCTTTTATATCGATTATATCCATTCTTCCGATCACACACCGGTTCATGACATCTTTCGAATGGATGAGGGAGGGATCGTTCTTGTTGAGGAGGATTTTGACTGGTACGGCTCGGGACTGGAGTCCCTCACGAACGATGGGGCGAAGGTTTCCTTTTCCGGAGATAAAACGCGGGTCCTGCTGAACCGGAAATGTCCCCGGTTCCTGCTTCGTGTGGGGCGGGTGGCGGGACACGTTATTACATACAAGGATACAAGCATTCCTTTGCTTTCAATAGCGGATGGTGGGGATTCGGTATGGATCCGCCTGGTGAAAGAGGGGGGGAAAGAGTGA
- a CDS encoding TAXI family TRAP transporter solute-binding subunit: MKRVLYAILVFSMVMCMAVAGPAVAETKFLTIGTGSPGGVYYPLGGGMSVVVQKTVDGIRCAAESTGASVENSRLVGIGDTDMGMVMGSVAYKAMNGQEPFERKFPIVALFQMYPAPEHIVTTAQSGIKTLADLKGKKVSIDVPGSGCSTMAKAILEAAGFDLEKDLTLANLSQSESVQALKDGIVDACFFNFAYPGSAVMDIAATRDLVLVPVSKELADKVVKANPYYLQVTIPKGTYDDVEYDVLCIGDSNVMIANENMPDDIAYKVTKAIYTNVHEGKYALINIHPIAAQLTPANAVNSPIPLHPGAMKYFKEAMK; the protein is encoded by the coding sequence ATGAAAAGAGTATTGTACGCGATTCTGGTGTTTTCCATGGTTATGTGTATGGCCGTCGCTGGTCCGGCCGTTGCTGAGACGAAATTTCTCACCATCGGTACAGGAAGTCCGGGGGGTGTCTATTATCCCCTTGGCGGTGGGATGTCCGTTGTAGTGCAGAAAACGGTGGACGGCATCAGGTGCGCGGCCGAATCGACGGGTGCCTCCGTTGAGAACAGCCGCCTGGTGGGTATCGGCGATACCGACATGGGAATGGTCATGGGGAGCGTTGCTTACAAGGCCATGAACGGACAGGAACCATTTGAGAGGAAATTCCCCATTGTGGCTCTGTTCCAGATGTACCCGGCCCCGGAGCACATTGTGACCACCGCACAATCGGGGATCAAGACCCTTGCGGACCTGAAAGGGAAGAAAGTATCGATCGACGTTCCGGGGAGCGGTTGTTCGACCATGGCCAAGGCAATTCTGGAAGCGGCCGGCTTCGACCTTGAGAAGGACCTGACGCTTGCCAACCTCTCTCAGTCGGAATCCGTCCAGGCTCTGAAGGACGGCATTGTCGACGCCTGTTTCTTTAATTTTGCCTATCCCGGGTCTGCCGTGATGGACATTGCCGCCACCAGGGACCTTGTTCTGGTTCCCGTCAGCAAAGAGCTTGCCGACAAGGTTGTCAAGGCGAATCCATACTACCTGCAGGTGACCATCCCCAAAGGGACCTATGATGATGTTGAGTATGACGTTCTCTGCATCGGTGATTCCAACGTGATGATCGCCAACGAGAACATGCCCGATGACATTGCCTATAAGGTCACCAAGGCCATCTACACAAACGTGCACGAGGGCAAATACGCCCTTATCAACATTCATCCGATCGCCGCTCAGTTGACGCCGGCGAACGCGGTCAACAGCCCGATACCGCTTCACCCGGGTGCGATGAAATATTTCAAGGAAGCGATGAAATAA
- a CDS encoding MurR/RpiR family transcriptional regulator has protein sequence MPFDSFLAEKRNDLTAAQQQALKYITENYDETIFLTASSLSRRIGVSEATIVRLAQALGFDGYRGMQKMLRENFQNRLSTDARLKQTVKHAKTDEEVLVKVMQEDIRNLTQTLKSLSIETFHQAVTEMAAARKIFVIGLKGSHSTAVVLARYLGFLREGIYLLKPEIGDIWDSFHEVGEGDLVIGISFPRYPRTTIEALAYAREQGARVGAITDSLFSPLADHAHWVLPVKHRLESFIESYTAVMSLINALLTALSIQNPQETLKALKKRETLWKKKEIYWTTHEKNGA, from the coding sequence ATGCCGTTCGATTCGTTTCTTGCAGAGAAAAGAAATGACCTTACCGCGGCTCAACAACAGGCGCTGAAATACATTACTGAAAATTATGACGAGACCATTTTCCTGACGGCTTCGAGCTTATCGCGGCGCATTGGTGTCAGCGAGGCGACCATCGTGCGACTTGCCCAGGCCCTCGGATTTGACGGTTACCGGGGGATGCAGAAAATGTTGCGGGAGAATTTCCAGAATCGTCTCTCCACCGACGCGCGGCTGAAGCAGACCGTTAAGCATGCCAAGACGGATGAAGAGGTCCTTGTCAAGGTCATGCAGGAAGATATCCGGAATCTGACCCAAACGCTCAAGTCCCTGTCGATCGAAACCTTCCATCAGGCGGTTACGGAAATGGCAGCTGCCCGGAAGATATTCGTCATCGGATTAAAGGGAAGTCATTCAACGGCGGTCGTGCTTGCACGATACCTCGGTTTTTTACGGGAGGGAATATATCTGTTGAAACCGGAGATTGGAGATATCTGGGATTCCTTCCACGAAGTTGGGGAGGGAGATCTGGTGATAGGTATCAGCTTTCCGCGCTATCCCCGGACCACGATAGAGGCCCTGGCATATGCGAGAGAGCAGGGGGCCAGGGTCGGGGCAATCACCGATTCGCTGTTTTCTCCTCTTGCGGATCATGCGCACTGGGTGCTTCCTGTAAAACATCGGCTGGAATCATTTATAGAATCCTATACCGCAGTTATGAGTCTGATCAATGCGCTTCTTACGGCACTGAGCATTCAAAATCCCCAGGAAACATTGAAGGCACTGAAAAAACGGGAAACTCTGTGGAAGAAGAAAGAGATCTACTGGACGACACATGAGAAAAACGGTGCCTGA
- a CDS encoding phosphoglycerate kinase, translating into MDKNSSTATAKPAADPKLPLLQDAGLENKVVLIRVDHNVVKKGRIQDPFRIDQTIGTIFNVVARGGRPILMTHVGRPRDEQTKKITMSESTSVDPIVGYLEHKLHLKIHVPRFSEDKDGGIAGIDTSINLAIKDLREKKIDAIYLPNTRWFRGEEAPSEERDAFTRQLAGLAEIFVNDAFGSWQPHASTFNITRYLPSFAGFLMQREIQNLDKVLKPERPFVSVVAGAKYNTKIGPLSEIYKKVDTLILGGVIYNTYLCARYGVSIVGVSEQDIDAAADLVAIDARDRKILELPYVYESDTMEGKLDGHFRVRSIKELKKGMKLGFILDIAGESFDDPRVSDTINSARTIFVNAVMGYTPFFTEGSTVMDRKIDRNKKARKLYGGGDTLQEFKDLNPGLYLSVMDDSQYYFFTGGGTVLKAIEQGTPYGLEPVRALIENGGRQP; encoded by the coding sequence ATGGATAAAAATTCTTCAACAGCAACCGCGAAACCGGCGGCTGATCCGAAGCTGCCCCTTCTTCAGGATGCCGGCCTTGAAAATAAGGTCGTTCTCATCAGGGTTGACCATAATGTGGTTAAAAAAGGCAGGATCCAGGATCCTTTCAGGATAGACCAGACCATCGGTACCATCTTCAATGTGGTCGCCAGGGGCGGCAGGCCCATCCTCATGACCCACGTCGGCAGGCCACGGGATGAACAGACGAAAAAGATCACTATGAGCGAATCGACATCGGTGGACCCGATCGTCGGCTATCTCGAACATAAGCTGCACCTGAAAATCCATGTCCCCCGTTTCAGCGAGGATAAGGACGGGGGTATCGCGGGGATCGATACGTCGATAAATCTTGCCATCAAGGATCTGAGAGAGAAGAAGATCGACGCGATCTACCTTCCGAACACACGGTGGTTCCGGGGGGAAGAGGCACCGTCCGAGGAACGGGATGCCTTTACCCGGCAGCTTGCGGGCCTCGCGGAGATATTCGTGAATGATGCCTTCGGTTCATGGCAGCCCCATGCTTCCACCTTCAACATTACCCGCTACCTTCCCTCCTTCGCGGGTTTTCTGATGCAGCGTGAGATCCAGAACCTTGATAAGGTGCTTAAGCCGGAGCGGCCGTTTGTTTCCGTCGTGGCCGGCGCAAAATATAATACAAAGATCGGGCCGCTGAGCGAAATTTACAAAAAGGTCGATACGCTCATTCTCGGCGGCGTCATTTATAATACTTACCTGTGTGCCAGGTACGGTGTTTCCATAGTGGGAGTATCTGAGCAGGATATCGATGCCGCGGCAGACCTCGTCGCCATAGATGCCCGTGACAGGAAGATCCTTGAACTTCCCTATGTGTATGAATCGGACACCATGGAGGGTAAACTCGACGGTCATTTCAGGGTTCGCAGCATAAAGGAACTGAAGAAGGGGATGAAACTCGGCTTCATTCTCGATATCGCCGGTGAATCATTTGACGATCCCCGTGTTTCCGATACGATCAATTCGGCACGTACGATATTCGTCAACGCCGTCATGGGGTATACCCCGTTTTTCACCGAGGGCTCCACTGTGATGGACCGGAAGATAGACCGCAACAAGAAGGCGCGCAAGCTCTATGGGGGCGGGGACACCCTCCAGGAGTTCAAGGACCTCAACCCCGGTCTGTACCTTTCGGTCATGGATGATTCCCAGTATTATTTCTTTACCGGCGGCGGCACGGTCCTCAAGGCGATCGAGCAGGGGACGCCCTATGGCCTTGAACCGGTCAGGGCCCTCATCGAGAACGGCGGCAGACAACCCTGA